The Daucus carota subsp. sativus chromosome 9, DH1 v3.0, whole genome shotgun sequence genome window below encodes:
- the LOC135149521 gene encoding uncharacterized protein LOC135149521 — protein MEADWIGLPRYSEAYVSGIQAFVEYAFPLFSVGEEMKCPCKKCNGQYWHRQDVIYDHLICRGPSALHVQWIYDVSQKKVENNTANIGSDFMDCETGYDFGDNLEAMGKMFENLDDGPGTEAKKIYRHLKEGKQPLYPGCKKFSRLSFMIRLYHLKCSNGISNSAFGELLGLIKDAFPEANMPLSFNAAKDMIRDLGLHYEKIHVCPNSCMLYWEANKNKQVCDICGVSRWVIQEKKGSAHNNDPEKLVTKVPTNVMRYFPLKPRLQRLFLSKESSKLNTWHAAGRTEDGKLRHPADAETWNTMDAMYPDFSLEIRNISLGVAADGFNPFRSMNLSHSTWPILLENYNLPPWLCLKQENLILSTLISGPESPGNSIDVYMQPLIAELKELWDVGIQTYDALTDHNFNLRARVLWTISDFPGYAMLSGWSTKGRLACPICHYETCSEYLKHSRKMCYMNHRKYLDPSHKWRFDKKRFNGQIETRQIPDPLTRKDIEELLFGFENQFGKKRKGMGKRKRKIDSPFKKRSIFFNLSYWKHVQLRHNLDAMHIEKNLCENILGTLLNIGGMSKVHLGARFDLKEMGIRKSLHPVKGADGETYEIMASIFDMTDKEKDVFCKLLKNVKLPYGCAANISRYVHTDERKVVGYKSHDAHFILHYLLQFAAKKSLKPEVEKPLIKLSEFLRGLWSKVIVLDDIERLQEEIVEILCEFEIIFPPAFFDIMVHLPVHLCNEVKCGGPVHLQCMYPIERYLAKLKSYVRNRSKPEGSFAEGYLAEECITFCSRFLLCEEAKENTDFGRCPTNVTYHIGTRRNKDGKVFQLKDSEWKACHTYTMFNSGNKEIEALLE, from the coding sequence ATGGAGGCTGATTGGATAGGACTACCTAGGTACAGTGAAGCATATGTCAGTGGGATTCAAGCATTTGTGGAATATGCGTTTCCCCTTTTTTCCGTAGGTGAAGAAATGAAGTGCCCCTGCAAGAAATGTAATGGTCAATATTGGCATCGTCAGGATGTGATTTATGATCATCTCATTTGCAGAGGGCCTTCCGCTTTACAtgtccaatggatatatgatgTCTCGCAAAAGAAAGTCGAAAATAATACTGCAAATATAGGTTCTGACTTTATGGATTGCGAAACGGGGTATGATTTTGGTGATAATTTAGAAGCGATGGGGAAgatgtttgagaatttagacgATGGACCAGGTACGGAGGCTAAAAAGATTTATCGGCATCTGAAAGAGGGAAAACAACCACTATATCCCGGCTGCAAGAAATTTTCTCGTTTAAGTTTTATGATCAGGCTTTACCATTTAAAATGTAGTAATGGAATTAGCAATTCTGCTTTTGGGGAATTATTGGGGTTGATAAAGGATGCTTTCCCCGAAGCAAATATGCCTTTGTCCTTCAATGCTGCGAAGGACATGATTAGGGACTTGGGCCTTCATTACGAGAAAATACATGTTTGTCCCAATAGTTGCATGTTGTATTGGgaagcaaataaaaataaacaagtcTGTGATATTTGTGGGGTATCTAGGTGGGTTATACAAGAGAAGAAAGGGTCTGCCCATAATAACGATCCAGAGAAGTTAGTTACTAAAGTGCCAACAAACGTTATGAGATATTTTCCACTAAAGCCTAGGCTACAAAGATTGTTTCTGTCCAAGGAATCTTCCAAATTGAACACATGGCATGCAGCGGGAAGGACGGAAGATGGGAAACTAAGGCATCCGGCGGACGCCGAAACTTGGAACACAATGGATGCTATGTATCCTGATTTTTCTTTGGAAATTCGAAATATTTCACTAGGTGTAGCTGCTGATGGATTTAATCCATTTCGTTCTATGAATTTAAGTCATAGTACATGGCCAATTCTACTTGAAAACTACAACCTCCCACCTTGGCTCTGCTTGAAACAGGAAAATTTGATTCTTTCAACGTTAATATCGGGACCAGAATCTCCGGGAAATAGTATCGATGTCTATATGCAGCCTTTGATTGCCGAATTGAAAGAATTATGGGATGTCGGCATCCAAACTTATGATGCCTTGACTGATCATAACTTTAATTTACGGGCAAGGGTGCTTTGGACCATTAGTGACTTTCCAGGATACGCTATGTTGTCGGGTTGGAGCACAAAGGGTAGACTAGCGTGTCCAATATGTCACTACGAAACTTGTTCTGAATATCTGAAACATAGTAGAAAAATGTGCTACATGAATCATAGAAAATATCTCGATCCTTCACACAAATGGAGGTTTGACAAGAAAAGATTCAATGGGCAGATTGAAACGAGGCAGATTCCGGATCCATTAACGAGAAAGGATATCGAAGAATTGTTGTTTGGGTTTGAAAATCAATTTGGGAAGAAACGCAAGGGAATGGGAAAGAGAAAGCGTAAAATCGACTCTCCTTTCAAAAAGAggtcaatattttttaatttgtcgtATTGGAAACATGTTCAACTTCGACACAATCTTGACGCTATGCACATAGAAAAAAACTTATGCGAAAATATATTAGGTACTTTACTAAATATTGGTGGCATGTCAAAAGTCCACTTGGGTGCTCGCTTTGATTTGAAAGAAATGGGAATAAGGAAGTCACTTCACCCTGTTAAAGGTGCAGATGGAGAGACTTACGAGATTATGGCATCCATCTTTGACATGACAGATAAGGAGAAAGATGTCTTTTGCAAGCTGTTGAAGAATGTGAAACTGCCTTATGGCTGTGCTGCTAATATAAGTCGTTACGTGCACACAGACgagagaaaagtagtggggTATAAAAGCCATGACGCGCATTTTATCCTCCACTACTTGTTACAATTTGCTGCAAAGAAATCACTAAAACCTGAGGTGGAAAAGCCGTTGATCAAATTAAGTGAATTTCTTAGAGGCTTATGGAGCAAGGTGATTGTCTTGGATGATATTGAGAGGTTGCAAGAAGAAATTGTTGAAATTCTCTGTGAATTTGAGATAATATTCCCACCTGCCTTCTTTGACATCATGGTGCACCTACCTGTCCATTTGTGTAATGAAGTTAAATGCGGCGGACCGGTGCACCTTCAGTGTATGTATCCTATTGAGCGGTATCTTGCAAAGCTTAAATCATATGTACGTAATAGGAGCAAACCAGAAGGCTCATTTGCAGAAGGCTACCTAGCAGAGGAGTGTATCACATTTTGTTCAAGATTTTTGCTTTGTGAAGAAGCAAAAGAAAATACTGATTTTGGAAGATGTCCAACAAATGTGACGTACCATATTGGAACAAGAAGGAATAAGGATGGCAAAGTTTTCCAATTAAAAGATTCAGAATGGAAAGCATGTCATACCTACACTATGTTCAATAGCGGCAATAAGGAAATTGAGGCTTTGCTTGAGTAA
- the LOC135149520 gene encoding uncharacterized protein LOC135149520, with amino-acid sequence MTFWGCLDDLVRSITLDQFLFVGGDFNGHIGARADGYQGVHGGFGYGVRNDNGSMLLEFATAHDLVIVNSCFRKRDDNLITFRSGGHATQIDYLLIRSRDFRFCSYCKVFPVEACASQHRLLVMDLSLDGPPMEGLRVVTPRILWRNLHGSKVAEFKDMFEGFFRLEDDVDQMWIRMADLIRGVARRTLGVASGNVKE; translated from the coding sequence ATGACTTTTTGGGGTTGTTTGGATGATTTGGTTCGGAGTATTACTCTAgatcaatttttatttgttgGTGGTGATTTTAATGGTCATATTGGTGCGAGAGCAGATGGGTATCAAGGTGTTCATGGTGGGTTTGGTTATGGTGTTAGAAATGACAATGGTTCGATGCTTTTGGAATTTGCAACAGCACATGATTTAGTGATTGTTAACTCTTGTTTCCGCAAGCGTGATGACAATCTAATAACTTTTAGGAGTGGGGGACATGCCACTCAAATTGATTATCTTCTTATTCGCAGTAGAGATTTCAGATTTTGTTCATATTGTAAGGTTTTTCCAGTGGAAGCTTGTGCTTCACAGCACCGTCTTTTAGTCATGGATTTGTCTTTGGATGGCCCACCTATGGAGGGATTGAGAGTTGTTACACCTCGAATTCTGTGGCGTAATTTACATGGATCGAAAGTAGCAGAATTTAAGGACATGTTTGAGGGTTTTTTTAGGTTGGAAGATGATGTGGATCAAATGTGGATACGTATGGCTGATTTAATTCGAGGTGTGGCACGGAGGACGTTGGGAGTGGCTTCAGGGAATGTAAAGGAGTAG